GTGGTGGCGGTTGACATGATGCGCGATTTTCACGCCGGAGGGGCCCTGCTCGGGCTTTTGGGTTCAGCCTATTTCTATCCCTATGCACTCATGCAGCTACCAGCAGGTCTTCTTTCCGATTCCTGGGGGCCTAGGCGAACCATTACACTGTTCTTCGCGGTGGCCTTTATAGGCTCTCTGCTTCTGGGTTTGGCCCCAACTGTTTTGTGGGCAATTGTGGGCCGCGCCCTTGTCGGCCTGGGTGTCTCCATGCTCTTTGTGCCGACCATGAAGGTGCTGGCAGAATGGTTTCGTATCAGGGAGTTTGCCACTATGACCGGTATTCTTATGGCAATGGGTGGCATAGGTACGCTGACCGCGGCTACTCCTCTGGCCTTGCTCAGCACCTGGATTGGTTGGCGCTTGTCTTTTGTGGTTGTTGGGATTGCTACATCAGCGCTTGCCATCTTGGTGTGGTTGTTTGTTCGGGACCGGCCAGCAGATCTGGGTTGGCCCTCACCTTCGGAACAGTCAGCGACAAGTCCGCAAGCTGTCGGGCTGATGGAAGGCATGAAAAAGGTACTCGCATACCCACGATTCTGGCCTGTTGCGATCTGGTTTTTTTTTGACTGTGCTGTATTCTTTTCCTTTGGCGGACTTTGGGGAGGCCCATATTTAATGCAGGTCTACGGGTTGACAAAGGCTCAAACAGGCCAGATCCTCTCCATGCTGGCTATCGGCATGATCGCTGGGAGCCCAATGCTCAGTGTTTTGTCCAACCGAGTTTTCCAAGGGCGAAAACCTGTGCTGGTACTGTCAAGCTTCGTTTTGCTTTGCCTTACTGCTCTTTTGGCTTTCTACACTGATCGACTACCGATTGCAGGCCTTTACCTGATATGTCTTGGTCTCGGCATCTTTTCCAGTGCCGTTGTGGTAATCGGCTTTACGACAACCAAGGAACTGTTTCCCGTGCAGATAGCAGGGACATCCACGGGGTTGGTCAATATTTTTCCTTTTGCCGGTGGGGCCATTTTTCAGCCTCTGTTGGGATATGTCCTGGAAAGCCATGGCCGGGTGGGGGATGCCTTTACTCTGGCTGGTTACGAAAAGACGTTTTTTGTGCTTTTCGTCTGCGGGATCATTGCCTTTGTGGCGAGTCTGTGTCTTCAAGAGACCCTGGCCAAGGAATGAAACTGGTGTCACTTCTAGGAGCCTGTCCGAGAGCGGACGCCTTCCTTGGTCTTGCAAAAAATCTCTCATTCTCGGGCACACTCCTGGATGGACTTCTAAACCGAGTCAGCAATTTCCGGTTAGAAAATTGCTGGGGACATAGAGAAATTCTTTGCATGGTGAAGACGCCACCTCCGAGTCTACCATCTGATTACCAGAAGCGAGTATGGCCTAATGGTCAAGATACTTTCCGCCCTGATCACCTACCTCCTGCTTGCCATCTATTGCCGTGAGCAGCACAGGGCATCCTGTCTCGTCAAAAGGAATATGCGTTTATGCGCAATCATTTGGGTCGTTATGTATTGCCTTTTGAGAACTCGCGTCAATAACCAGTAACCTGCTGTTTTCCCTGAAGGTATTGATCGAAGGTAATCAAATCCTGCTTTAGGAGAAGAGCAAGGTCTTTGAGTTGCTCCTCAGAATCGGCGCTGGGAGCTTCGAGTTGCATCGGGCTGTTGCAGTTCTGATGAGGGATGGCAAGCGGCTCTTGAATGTGGCCCAATCTCAAGCTGGCGAGGCCACCCAGGACGTTTACTTCCACAGTACGATTTTGGAAGCTGGGATCCTTAAGGATATCTTTCAGGTTCTTGCCCTGTTTTTTCACACGCCGCCAGAACAGATACGCCGACCCGACGATAAGACCGCCGCCAATGCTCAGAATCCAGGGCAGGTATGTAAGAAGGCCCCCGGAAAAAAAAGCAATGAAAGCAACACCAATTATCAAGGCAACGTGAAAAAGAAGGACAAAATTTGCCAACATAACGCCACCGAAAATACTACTATCCTGTGACCGCGACCGATTATTCTGGCATGTTTTTTTCATCATTACCCTTTTCGGCATAACATTTCTAACACTTTAGCACGATCTAGAAACCAAGGTCCTTTGGGCCTCAGGCTCGTAGAGCGTGGTCAGAGTCTGAAGACTTTGCCTGCACGAATTGCCCGGGGTGTTCTAGCAGGGAGTTATGGCCGGGGGCCAACCTCGGCGTAAGCGTAGGCGCTGTGGTTGTGAATGCTTTCAAAGTTTTCCGCTTCCACACTGAACCACGTGAACCTGGGATCGCCCATTAACTTCTGGGTAACCTCTCTCACCACATCCTCTACAAACATCGGGCGATTGTAAGCCTGCTCGGTGACATGTTTTTCGTCTTCCCTTTTTAGCAGTGCATAGACATCACTGGAGGCCGAGCTTTCCACCATTTCGATGATTTCCTCAATCCAGAAGAACTCCTTAAATAGCAGGGTCACTGAAACAATGCCTCGCTGATTATGGGCCCCATGCCTGCTTATCTCTTTTGAGCAAGGGCACAGGGTGCATACAGGAACTTTGATGCGAACAAAGAGCTTACGTTCGTTTTCGTTTATTTCTCCTATGTATTCGCAGGTATATTCCATGAGGCTGGCAACACCTGACACAGGGGCTTTTTTCATAACAAAATAGGGGAATGCAATTTCAAGGTTCGCAGCCCGCGCGTCAAGAGTTTTTTTCATTGTCTCAAGCATTTCAAAGAAGGCCTTAAGATTAAGATCACCACAGTATTGGTTCAGGACCTCCACAAATCTGCTCATATGGGTCCCTTTGAAATCGTGAGGTAAATGGACGTACATATTGATCGTGGCCACGGTTGACTGAACCTTGTTGACCCTGTCCAGCACATTGATGGGATAGTTAATCCCCTTGATGCCGACTTTGTTTATGTCAATTTTTCTGCTGTCTTGCTGGCTCTGGACGTCTTTCATTTCTCATGTCCTGATTACGTTCGTTTTTTCCGAATCGAATTCTGTAATACTTCACTCCACTTTGTCATTTGGAACCCCGACGAAGGCGGGGTGAGAAATCTTATCCAACATAGCGTACGGTCACGACATTACAAGATTTCTCCCTACGGTCGAAATGACAGAAAAACGGCTAGAGGTGGGGGTGAACTATTACGTATTACGGAATTCTTAACAAAACCTTCGGGCATGTCAATTAAAATCCAAAAACAGCTTGACGGTCGAAGAGATTCTATGAAAAGATCGGTCGTGATCGCCGGGCGCTCTTTTGATGTCTGTGAAGCTCTGCAACCTATTGACATAATTATTATTTATTCGCCTTCGCCGGAATGCCCTGCAGCGCACCGTCGCCCAAGCTATGGCGCGTCGGCGACTTGCTGCAGGGATGAAAGGCAAGGCGAACTACGGCGAAATTTCGCTTTGATACCCCGCAGCTTGCTGCGGGGAGCTTCATTGGAGAAGCGTTCCTTCCATCTATATGGAATAGTGGAAGTATTGGGTAGGTAATGGGAACCTGGAAAGGAGCAATTTATGGCAGTTAACGTTGTTGAGAAGATCGATGGATTCGTTAGGGTCAAGCACGTCATTGTCAGCGTGTCGAACAAGAGCGGGCTGGAGGACTTCATCCCGTCACTGCTGAAGATCAATCCGGATGTTCGGATATACTCCACGGGCGGGACCTATGGCAGGATTGAGCAGATCCTAGGTGACCGGGCCTCCTCCTGCCTGACTCAGGTAAGCAAATACACTGGCCAGCCGGAGACCCAGGGAGGACTTGTCAAAACCCTTGACTTTAAGATATACCTTGGTCTGCTCACAGAGACCTATAACGACGCCCACCAGCAAGATCTGAAAAGAACCTCTGCAGTTCCCATAGACATGGTGGTGGTGAATCTTTATCCCTTTAAGGAGACTATATCCAGAGAAGGTGTCACGGTGGAAGAGGCCAGGGGCAACATCGATATCGGAGGCCCTTGCATGATCAGGGCCTCGGCCAAGAATTTCATCCGTGTCGCACCCGTGGTAGATCCGGGAGACTACGCAAGGATCTGTTCCGAGATAAAAGCAAATGATGGCAGGCTTTCCCTGGAACTTCGATATGAGCTGGCCAGCAAGGCCTTTGACCACACTGCAGTGTATGACCGCCACATTGCGGATTTTCTGGCAAGCAGACCTTTTGGCGACGTTCACACGTGTTACAAGATTATGGAGGGTTAATACGATGGCTGAAGATCTGAAGAAAATGTACAGGACCATTATGGATGACCACTTTCCGCCAAACATGGAGATCTCCTTTGTGGACGGAGACAGTCGCCAGACCCTTTTCTACGAAAAGGTGACCTGGGTGGTCGATAATGTGCAAAAAGGCCTCAGGTACGGTGAAAATCCGGGCCAGGAGGCCGCGCTCTATAAGCTCGCCAACGGCAACCTGGTCCTTGGCGAGACCCAGACAATTCAGCCTGGACGATATCTGGCATCCGACGTCGAGCTTTTGCAATCGGGTAAGCATCCCGGAAAGACCAACCTTACGGACGCAGACAACTCCCTGAACATCCTGAGATACTTTGTCGACAGGCCGACCGCGGTCATTGTAAAACACAACAACCCGTGCGGCGTGGCGCGAG
This genomic interval from Deltaproteobacteria bacterium contains the following:
- a CDS encoding GTP cyclohydrolase I FolE2, which translates into the protein MKDVQSQQDSRKIDINKVGIKGINYPINVLDRVNKVQSTVATINMYVHLPHDFKGTHMSRFVEVLNQYCGDLNLKAFFEMLETMKKTLDARAANLEIAFPYFVMKKAPVSGVASLMEYTCEYIGEINENERKLFVRIKVPVCTLCPCSKEISRHGAHNQRGIVSVTLLFKEFFWIEEIIEMVESSASSDVYALLKREDEKHVTEQAYNRPMFVEDVVREVTQKLMGDPRFTWFSVEAENFESIHNHSAYAYAEVGPRP
- a CDS encoding MFS transporter: MVSDLLRNPLRYRWLIFSILALSYVLVYFHRLCPAVVAVDMMRDFHAGGALLGLLGSAYFYPYALMQLPAGLLSDSWGPRRTITLFFAVAFIGSLLLGLAPTVLWAIVGRALVGLGVSMLFVPTMKVLAEWFRIREFATMTGILMAMGGIGTLTAATPLALLSTWIGWRLSFVVVGIATSALAILVWLFVRDRPADLGWPSPSEQSATSPQAVGLMEGMKKVLAYPRFWPVAIWFFFDCAVFFSFGGLWGGPYLMQVYGLTKAQTGQILSMLAIGMIAGSPMLSVLSNRVFQGRKPVLVLSSFVLLCLTALLAFYTDRLPIAGLYLICLGLGIFSSAVVVIGFTTTKELFPVQIAGTSTGLVNIFPFAGGAIFQPLLGYVLESHGRVGDAFTLAGYEKTFFVLFVCGIIAFVASLCLQETLAKE